TCCTCAGCGGGCTGCACGGCTCGTCGGCGTCGCTGCTGCTCGCGGACTGGTTCCGGCGGGAGCGCCGTGCGGCGCTGGTGGTGGCGCCGTCGCGCGACGCGGCCCTACGGCTGGCCGACGACCTCGAGGCCTGGCTCGGGCCCGGCGACGTCGTCTACCTGCCGCAGCAGGAGGTGCTCGTCTACGACCGCCAGTCGCCGGACGCCGAGCTGGTCGGCGCCCTGATGGCCGGGCTGGCGAGGCTGGGCACCGGCGCGCCGGCGCTCGCGGTGACCTCGCTGTACGGTCTGCGCCAGCGGGGGCTGTCGCCGTCGCGCCTGGCGGCGGCCACGCTCGCGCTGGCCGTCGGGGGCCGCCACGACCGCGAGGGGTTCTGCGCGCGGCTGGGGGAGCTGGGCTACGCCTGCGTCGGCCTGGTCGCCCGCACCGGCGAGTACGCGCGGCGCGGCGCGCTCATCGACCTGTTCCCGCCCGGGGACCACCCGCTGCGCGTGGAGTTCTTCGACGACGAGATCATCTCGCTGCGCACCTTCGACCCCTCGACCCAGCGCACGCTGGCGAAGCTCGAGCGGATCGACGTGCTGCCGGTCAGCCACCTCGTGCTGGACGACGAAGCCGTCCTGGAGGCGCAGCTGCGCGTCGAGCAGCTCGTCGAGGACGGGGAGCTGGCCGACGACGACCGGCTGGACCTCGACGCCCGCCTCGAGGAGCGCGTCCACGCCGCCGGCCTCGAGGCCTTCCTGCCCCTGTTCGGCGCGACCGCCCTGCTCACCGACCACCTGCCCCCCGACGCCTGCCTGATCTGGAGCGACCCGGCGGCGCTGGCCGCGCAGTCCGAGCTGCTGGACGAGGAGATCCCGCGCCTGCGCGAGACGCGCCTGCGCCACGACCCCTGGCTGCCGGACACCGCCGAACTGGTGGCCCCGGCCGGCGAACTGGCCGTCCTGACGCTGCCCCAGGCCGCGCTGAGCGGCGGCTGGGTCGGGGACGACCCCGTGCGCTGGCTGGAGCGCGACGCGTTCGAGACCGCGCGCTTCGACACGCACCGCCCGGGCCTGCGCGGCGGCGACGTGGCGCGGCTGGCCGCGGCGCTGTCGGCGTGGGAGAAGGAGGGCCGCTTCGCCTGCGTGCTCTGCGACAACCAGGGGCAGGCCAGCCGCCTCGCCGAGCTGCTGCTGGAACAGGAAGGGGCCCTGCCCGCGGCGATGCCGGTGGTGGGCCGCCTCGCCGAGGGCTTCCTGTGGCCGGCGGCCGGGCTCGCCCTGGTGACCGACCACGAGTTCTTCGACCGCTACCAGCGCCCGGCCCGCGCCCGCTTCCGCGGCGGCGCGGTGGTCAAGGACTCCGGCAACCTGCAGGCGGGCGAGTACGTGGTCCACGTCGAGTACGGCATCGGCCTGTACCGCGGCCTGCGGCGCATCACGGTCCAGGACGCCGAGCGCGAGTGCCTGCTGCTGGAGTACGCGGCCGGGGACAAGGTCTACGTCCCGGTCGAGAAGATCGGCCTAGTCGAACGCTTCAGCAGCGACCGCGCCGCGGCGCCGGAGCTGAGCCGCCTGGGCACCGCGTCCTGGGCCCGCGTGACCAAGAAGGCGCGCAAGGCGATCCAGGCCATGGCGGCCGAGCTGCTGAACCTCTACGCCGCGCGCCAGAGCCTGCCCGGCTTCGCCTTCCCGCCCGACGGCGACCTGCTGCGCTCGCTCGAGGAGTCCTTCCTGCACGAGGAGACTCCCGACCAGCTCACCTCCATCGCCGACGTCAAGCACGACATGGAGCGCGCGCAGCCCATGGACCGCCTGGTCTGCGGCGACGTCGGCTACGGCAAGACCGAGGTCGCCATGCGCGCCGCCTTCAAGGCGGTCGAGGCGGGGCGCCAGGCCGCCGTGCTCTGCCCCACCACGCTGCTGGCCCACCAGCACGGCGAGACCTTCGCCGAGCGCTACCGCGACTTCCCGGCCCGCGTGGCGGTGCTGAGCCGCTTCCAGTCGCCCCGCGAGCAGCGCGAGGTCGTGCGCCGCGCGCGCGAGGGCGAGCTGGACGTGCTGATCGGCACGCACCGGCTGCTGTCCCGCGACGTCCGCTTCCAGCGGCTCGGCCTCTTGGTCATCGACGAGGAGCACCGCTTCGGCGTGCGCCACAAGGAGCGGCTGAAGCAGCTGCGCAAGGAGGTGGACGTGCTGACCCTCAGCGCCACGCCCATCCCGCGCACGCTGTACCTCTCGCTGATGGGCGCGCGCGACATGTCGCTGATCACCACCCCGCCGCGCGACCGCCTGCCGATCCACACCGAGATCTGCGCCTACAGCGAGGAGGTGCTGCAGGAGGCGATCCTGCGCGAGCTGCACCGCGGCGGCCAGGTCTTCTTCGTGCACAACCGGGTCGAGACGATCCAGGCCACGGCCTCGAAGGTCCGCGAGCTGCTGCCCAGCGTCCGGGTCTGCGTCGCCCACGGCCAGATGGACGAGGACGCGCTGGAGCGGGTGATGGCCGCCTTCCTGGCCCAGGAGTTCGACGTGCTGGTCACCACGACGATCATCGAGTCGGGGCTGGACATGCCGCGGGTCAACACGATCGTCATCGACCGCGCCGACCGCTTCGGCCTGGCCCAGCTCTACCAGATCCGCGGCCGGGTCGGCCGCTCCAGCCAGCGCGCCTTCGCCTACCTGATGACGCCGCCGGGGGAGGCCCTCTCGCAGGACGCGCGGCGGCGGTTGTCGGCGCTGCAGGAGTTCCAGGCGCTGGGCTCCGGCTACCACATCGCGATGCGCGACCTGGAGATTCGCGGCGCCGGCAACATCCTGGGCCAGGAGCAGCACGGGCACCTCGAGGCCATCGGCTTCGACCTCTACTGCCGCCTGCTGGACGAGGCCGTCTCCGAGCTGCGGGGCGACGGGCGCGCGACGGCGCTGGACGTCAAGATCGACCTGAAACTGCCGGCCTACCTGCCCGACGACTACATCGGGGACCCCGAGCAGAAGATGGACCTCTACCGCCGCCTGGTGCGGATCGCCGACGATCGCGGCTTCCGGCTGGTCGCGGACGAGATCCGCGACCGCTACGGCCCGCCGCCCCCGCCGGTCGCCAACCTGTTGCAGATCGGGCGGATCCGGGCCCTGGCGGCCCGCAACGGCGTGGAGGAGATCCGGGTCGGCCGGCGGGAGCTGAGCCTGTTTTTCGCTGGCGGGAGGGAGCCCTCCCCCCTTATACTCCGCGGTTTGATGGGAACCGGTCCCAAGGGGCTGATGTTCAGGGCCGTCGACCAGCTCGAGCTGAAGATCCCGGCGACCCGCGACGACGCCCCGGCTGCCGCCTATCACATCCTGGACCTCATCGATCGTTTGCGCGAGGACGCGGGCGGCGATCCGGCCGCCGCCGTGCCCTCGAAACCCCTGAGTCGAGTGAAGGAGACGTCATGACCTCGAACGCACGCAGGTTCCTCGCCGCGGCCGCCGCGACGGCGGCGCTCGCGCTGGTCCTGGGAGCCGCCGGCTGCGGCGGCAAGTCCGAGAAACCGGCGGCGGGCGCCGACAAGGAGGACGGGCGCGTCGTCGTGAACGTCGGCGAACGCAAGGTCACGGCCGGCTACTACCAGTCCCGCCTGCAGAAGATGGCCGCGAACGACCTGCCCCGCGACGCGGAGGGCAAGGCCTTCGACACCGCCACCCCGGCCGGACGGCGCGCGTTCCTGGACGTCATCATCAACAAGGAGTTGATGGTGCTCAAGGCCAAGGAGCTCGGCTACGACGAGCAGGAGGACGTCAAGAAGCTCATCGAGGCGGTCGTCTACTACCAGTCGACCCAGGTGATGCGCACCGACCTGATCCAGAAGCCGGGCGAGGAGGTGTCGGCGGAGGAGATCAAGGCCTACCACGACCGCCGCACGCAGGTCCGGCACTTCGAGTTCATCATCTGCAACTTCGAGGCCGACGCCGCCAAGGCCCGCCAGGCGGTGCTTGACGGCGGCCTGTGGGAGACCGTCGCCGAGGAGTACAACGACGGGTCGCGCGGCCCCTCCAACGACTACCGGATGCAACTGCAGTTCGGCACCGCCGACGACATGTTCGAGCGCCCGCTCTTCGAGCTGGGGGTCGGCGAGGTCAGCCGCCCCATCGAGAGCGTCTACGGCTACTGGGTCGTGCGCCTGGACAGCGTGCAGACCGTGCGCGAGCGCCCCCTGGACGACGAGTACCGCGAGCGCATCCGCGCGACCATCTCCCAGAAGCGCGCCAAGCTGCGCGAGGCGACCTTCATCAAGGAGAGCCGCGAGCGCCACGAGTTCAAGTACGACGACGCCGCGCTGTGGATCGTCTTCAACGGCATGCCCGAGGATGAGCCCTACCTCGACCAGGCGACCCAGAAGCCCGTCGAGAAGGAGCGGCTGCGGCCCCTCGACGTCCCGGCGTCGGAGCTGGGGCGGTTCTTCTTCAGCTTCCGGCCCGACCCCGACCAGGAGCCCCAGGTCTGGACCATCGGGGACTACAAGGCCAAGTACGACGAGATGAGCGTCTTCCAGCGGCCGAAGCGCAACACCCTGCTCGGCGGCGTGAAGAACAAGCTCTTCGGCGACATGGTCGACCAGGCCCTCTACGCCGCCGAGGCGCGCGAGCGCGGCTACGACAAGGACCCGCGCGTCATCGCCGAGGCGAACGAGCGCAGCGAGCAGCACATGCTGTCGCTGTTCCACGACGAGGTCGTGAAGTACGACGAGCACGTGAGCATGGAGGCGATCCGCGCCCTGTACGAGGAGAACCCCGCGGTCTACCGCGTGCCCGAGGAACGCCGCGGCCGCATCATGATGTGCGCGGACAAGTCCGCTGCCGAGGCGGCGGCCGCCGACCTGGCCGCCGGCCAGCCCTGGAGCACCGTCTTCGCGGCCCGCAACAAGTCCACCGGCGGCACGCCGGAAGGGCAGATCTCCATCAACGAGCTCGCGCAGTCGGCCGACCGCGACCGGCTCTTCGCCCTGACGCGGCCCGGCGAGGTCAGCGCGCCGTTCCCGTCGCACGACCTCTGGTGCCTGGTCATGCTCGACAACGCCACGCCCGGGCGGCAGAAGCCGCTCGACGAGGTGATCAACGACGTCGGGGCGAGGGTCAAGCGCAAGCGCCAGGACGAGGCCCTGCAGACGCTGCTGGCGCAGTGGCGCAACGAGTACCCGATCAAGATCAACGACCGCGTCCTGGACTCCCTGCCTTCCTGGGAGCAGCTGCAGGCGTCCAAGCCGGCGTCCAAGTAGCGCCGGACGCCCAGAGGTGTCGCGGGCGCCGGGGGGAGCCTCTCCCCGGCGCCCACTTTGAAAGGAAGCAGGCATGATGGCAGCGCGGCGATGGATGGCGACGGCGGCCCTGGCGCTGGCGGCGGTCTCGGCGAAAGCGCCGGCGGCCCGGGCCCAGGACGCCGCGTCCGCGGCGGCGCCGGACACGACGGCGGCGACCGCGACGATGGCGACCGCGACCCCCGAGCTGGTCGACCGCATCATGGTCGTCGTCGACGAGGAGGCGATCCTGCAGAGCGACCTCGAGCGCGAGATCGCCCTCTACCACCTCGAGTCCCGCAACATGGGCGCCCCCGACGACAAGGACGAGGCGACGGTGCGCGCCGAGGTCCTCGACCGGCTGATCGAGAGCAAGCTCATCATCGCGGCCGCCCGCCGCGAGGAGATCGAGATCAGCGAGGAGTCCGTGGAGCGGGAGGTCCAGGCGAACATCGACCAGCTCGTGCGCTACTACGGGTCGCAGGCGCGGCTCGAGGCGGAGCTGGCGGACAACGCGATGACCCTGGACGACTACCGCCGCCGCTCCGCCTCCCAGCTGCGCGACCAGCACTACATGCGGGCCGTGGTCAACCGCTTCATCCGGCCGGGCATCGAGGTGCGCGAGGAGGAGGTCGAGGCCTACTACGCGGCCCACCGCGACGAGGTCCCCGCGGCCCCCGACACCCTGGCCCTCTCGGACATCCTGATCGCCGTGCAGCCCTCGCCGGAGGTCCAGCGCGATCTGCAGGCCAAGCTCGGGGCCGTGATGCAGGAGCTGGGCCGCGGCGACGCCTTCGGCGCGGTCGCCGACCGCCACACCGCGGGCCCCGGCGCCGGCGCCGGCGGCCGCATCGGCCTGGTCCGCCCGGGCGAACTGTTCAGCCGCGCGCTGGAGGACGCCGTGTTCTCGCTGCAGGAGGGCGAGACCTCCCAGCCCGTGGTCACCGAGCGCGGCCTGCACGTCGTGCACGTGGACAAGGTCGGGGAGGAGGGGCGCGAGATCAGCCAGATCTTCTTCCCCATCGAAGTGACCGAGGACGACGTCGCGCGCTCGCGCGCCGAGGCCGAGGCCGCCCACGCGCGCCTCACGGCCGGCGAGCCCTTCGCGAAGGTGGCCGCCGAGGTCAGCGTCGATCCCGGTTCCGCCCCGCGCGGCGGCGAGCTCGGCACCTTCGTCCTGGACGAGCTGTCGCCGACCATCCGCGAGCACCTGGCCGAGGCCGCGGCGGGCGCGATCACGCCGCCGTTCCTGACCCCGGCGGGTTTCTACATCTTCCTGGTGCGCGAACGGACCGCCGGCGCGAGCGCGGGCTTCGAGGAGCTGCGCGACCAGGTGCGCCAGGCCGTCGAGTCCCAGAAGCTGCAGGAGGCCCTGGCCGTCTACGTCGAGGGCCTGCGCGCGCGGTTCGCCGTCGACCGCAAGGACTGAGAGCCGGCGCCCGCCGGCAGGGAGGCCGTCGCTTGCTGCAGCGCTTCGCCGGACGTGAGCCGGTCGTCGGCCGCTTCCTGGACCTGGAACGGTCCGGGAAACTGGGCCAGAGCTACCTCTTCGTCGGGCCCGACGGCAGCGGCAAGGAGCTCACCGCCCTGGAGATCGCCCGGCTGATCAACTGCGCCGACCCCGAGGCCTGCCGCCGCGAGGCCGCGTGCGAGAGCTGCCGCAAGGCCCTCGGCTTCCAGCATCCCGACATCCAGTGGATCTGCCCCGCGCCGGCGTCCCTCGCCGACGCCGAGGTCGGCGAACTGCTGGCGGCCAAGGCCGAGGACCCGTTCCACCGCCCGTCGTTCGCCGGTTCGAGCGAGGTGCTGATCGGCGACCCGGACCGGCCCGGACCGCTCACGATCCGGTCGGTGCTGCAGTTCCTGCGCCTGAAGCCGTTCCAGGGCCGGCACAAGGTGGCGATCGTCGGCGACGCCCACCGCCTGCGCGCGGGCGCCGCCAATGCCTTCCTCAAGACGCTCGAGGAGCCGCCGCCCGGCGCGCTGATCCTGCTGCTGTCGAGCCTGCGCGGCGCGGTCCTGCCCACGATCCTCTCGCGCTGCCAGCGCGTGGCCTTCGAGCCCTACCCGCGCGAGGAGCTGGCGCGGCTGTTGGTCGACCTCTACGACCTGCCGCCGGCGCAGGCCGCGGACCACGCCCTGGCGGCGGACGGGGACGCCCGCCGCGCGGCCCGTTACCGCCTGACCCTGTCGCGCGCGCTGCGGGCCTGGGCCCGCGGGCTCGTCGCCGACCTGGACGCCGGCCGCCTCGGCACGGCCCAGATCGCGGCCGAGATGCTGCACAAGGGGGCGGTGCCGGCCGAGCTGCTGGCCGAGGCCGCGGACGGCGTGACCCGCCCCGGCGTCGCCAAGGAGCTGTCCGAGCGCCGTGACCGGGCGATTCAGCTTTGCGAGCAGATGCATCTCCATTACAGTGAAATCCTGGGCTGCGCCGCGCGCGGCGACGGCTGGGAGCCGCGCCTGCCCCGCGACGCCGCCCTGATCGCGGACCTCGCGGGCCGCCGCACGCCCGCCGGCCTGCTGCGCGACATCGACGCGGTCGAGCAGGCCCGGCGCGAGATCGACCAGAGCCTCAATCTCGGCCTGGTGATGGCCGTGTTGTTCCAGGAGCTGAGCGACCATGTCCGACTGGATCGAGCCGCCGCGCGGGCCTGAGCCCGACGCCGCCGCGCCCGCGGCTCAGCAAGACGCGCCGCACGACGCGCCGCTTGAAGCGTCGTACGATGCGTCGTACGAGGCGCCGCACGCCGCCGCGTCGCCGGCGTCCGATCCCGACGCCCTGGTCATGGTGCAGTTCAAGGGACACCGCAAGGCCTGCTACCACAACCGCCGCGCGGTCGGCCTCGACGTGGGCGACTACTGCATGGTGGAGGCGGACCGCGGCCGCGACATGGGCCGCGTCTGCTACGTCGGCCCCGGCAAGGAGGTCTGGCGGCGTGAGGCCGCGCGCCAGGGCGTGCTGGCCACCTGCGGGCCGGACGACCTGAAGCGCCTGCACGAGAACCGCGCCGACGAGTGGGAGTGCTACGACATCTGCCTGGAGAAGATCCAGGAGCGTCGCCTCGAGATGGAGCTGGTGACGGTCGAGCGCCAGTACGACCGCAACAAGATCACCTTCTTCTTCACGGCCGAGAAGCGCGTCGACTTCCGGCAGCTGGTCAAGGACCTCGCCGCGATCTTCCGCACGCGCATCGAGCTGCGGCAGATCGGCGTGCGGGACGAGGCGAAGATCAAGGGCGGCATGGGGATCTGCGGGCGCGAGCTGTGCTGCAGCAGCTTCCTGGGCGAGTTCAGCCCCGTCACCCTGAAGATGGCCAAGGGGCAGCAGCTGCCGCTGAGCCCGAACAAGCTGTCGGGCCTGTGCGGGCGGCTGCGCTGCTGCCTGTCGTACGAGCACGAGGGGTACCTCGAATCGCTGGCGCGCATGCCGCGCGTCGGCGCCCGCGTGACCACCCCGCGCGGCGAGGGGCGAGTCCGCAAGCTCGACCTGCTGCGCGAGACCGCCACGGTGCAGCTGGACGAGGGCGCCCAGACGCTGGTGCTGGGCGCGGCCGAGATGACCTGGGACGTGCGCCAGGACCTGCCGCGCAGCCGGCAGCGGCGCCCGCGCAAACCCTGCCACCGCGACGAGCCGACCGAGCACTGACCTCCCGCCCGCCGCGCACGGGCCCGGACCCATCACCGCCCGTCGCCGGAGGACGCTTGTACACCGACACCCACCTGCACCTGGACCGCCGCGAGTTCGCCGGCGAGGTCGACGCGGTCCTGGACAGGGCGGCGCGGGCGGGCGTCACGCGCCTGATCAACATCGGCTACGACCTGCCCAGCAGCGAAGCCTCGGTGGCGCTGGCCCGGGGCGACGGCCGCCTGCGGGCCGCCGTCGGCGTCCACCCGCACGACGCGCTGGTGATCGCCGACGCGGACGGGGCGGTCACGCCGGACGGCGAGCGCGCCCTGGCGCGCCTGGCCGAGCTGGCCGCGGACCCGCGCGTGGTGGCGATCGGGGAGATCGGCCTGGACTTCTACCGCGACCTGTCGCCGCGCCCGGCGCAGCGGGCGGCGCTGCGGGCCCAGCTCGCGCTGGCCTCGCGCCTCGACCTGCCGGTGGTGCTGCACGTGCGCGACGCCCAGGACGACATCGTCGACGAGCTCGAGGCCGCGGGCGTGCCGGCGCGGGGCGGCATCCTGCACAGCTTCGCCGGCGGGGCCGGGCACGCCGCCTGGGGCGTGGCGCACGGGTTCCTGCTGGGGATCGGCGGCCCGGTGACCTACCGCAACAGCGGCCTGCCGGAGGTCCTGGCCGGCGTCGCTCCCGAACATCTGGTCCTGGAGACCGACGCGCCCTGGCTGCCGCCGGTGCCGCACCGCGGCGCCCGCAACGAACCCGCCTTCCTGCCGTTCACCGCGGCCCGCGTCGCGGAGATCTGCGGCCTCGCGGCGCCGGAGCTGGCGCGCATCACCGGGGCCAACGTCGACCGCCTGTGCGGCGCGCGGGGGTGGGCGTGAGCGAGCCCCTGAACCGCAGCCAGCTCGAACTGCTGCGCGCCCACGACGTGCGCCCGGTCAAGCGCCGCGGGCAGAACTTCCTGCTGGACGGGAACCTGGCGCGGGCCATCGCGGCCGACTGCCTGGAGCTCGGGACGGACGTCCTGGAACTCGGGGCCGGGGGCGGCGCGTTGACCTTCCCGCTGCTGGAGGCCGGGGCGACGGTGACCGCGGTCGAGGTCGACCGGCACCTCTGCGACCTCCTGCGGGAGGAAACGGCCGGACGGGAACGATTCCGGCTGGTGGAGGCCGATATCGCGCGTCTGGACTGGTCCGCGACGCTGGATCTGGCCGGTCCTCGGCCGGTGGTGGCCGGGAACCTGCCCTACGTCCTGACCAGCGAGGTGCTGTTCGCGCTCATCGACCACCGCCGCCGCGTGGCCGGGGCGGTCTTCATGATCCAGCGCGAGGTGGCCGCCCGGCTGGCCGCCGGTCCGGGCAGCAAGGAGTACGGCGTGCTGGCGGTGGTGCTCGGCTCGCAGTTCGAGGTGGAGGTGCGCCGGCAGGTGCCGGCGGCGGTGTTCTGGCCGCGGCCCGACGTCGTGTCGGCCGTGGTCGTCCTGCGCCCGCGGCCGGACACGTGGGACGACGGGGAACTCTCGCGGTTCCGGGCCCTGGTCAAGGGGCTCTTCCAGCAGCGGCGCAAGCGCACGGCCACCGTCCTGCGCGCGCTGTGCGGCGTCGACGAGGCGACCGCGGCCGGCTGGTGCCGCGCCGCGGGCGTGGATCCCGACGCGCGGCCCGAGCAGGCGCCGCGCGCGGCCCTGCGCGAACTGGCCCGGCTCATTCCCGGGGAGGGCGGACGTTGAGGTGCAGGCCGGGAACGAGGATCGCCGCGGCGCTGGCGCTGCTGTGGCTGCTGGCGGCCGCGGTCGGCGCGGCGCAGGACGACCCCGACGAGGCGGCGGCCCAGGCCGCGGCCGACAGCCTCGCCGCCGCCGAGAGCGGCGCCCCGACCATGAGCAACTTGCAGCGTCAGGCGGCCGCGGCCCGGGCCATGGCCGCGGACACCACCCGGGTCGGCGGGACGCCCTTCGTGCTGAGCTGGGAGCGGGCGGCCGATGCCGCGGTGCGGGCCCAGATGCAAAAGGTCGACTGGGAGGCCGGCCTGCTCAACAGCTTCGCGCTGCGCGACCTGAGCCTCATCGCGCTCGACCTGGGCACGGCGCACGAGGACTACCGGTCGCAGGAGAAGCTCGTCGACCGCCGCAACGGCTCGCTCACCTACACCACCGACTCCCAGAAGAGCCTGACGGCCAACCTCTCGCTGGCCCAGAGCTGGAGCCGCGACGAGGTCACCAACGCCACGGGCCTGACCACCGCCAACGAGCGCGACGTGCGCACGGCCAACACCACGGTCCAGCGCACGGGCCTGGGCCTGCTCGGCGGGCTGCACGACGTGAACGTCCGCGGCACCTTCACCGAACAGCGGGCCGAGCAGCTCGGCATGCGCAACGACATCTCCGAGGGCCAGCTCGACGGCGCGCTGCGCTCCAAGGTCGCGGCCGGGGACTGGCTCGTCGTGCGGACCGGCCTGTACGGCGCCACCCAGAGCGGCGAGCGCTCCCTGGGCCTGCAGACGAACCCCTCGAGCACCAGCGGCGACACCCTGCGCTTCGGCGCCTACTACGACCGGGGCGCCTGGAACGGCGGGTTCACGTTGGCGAGCTCGAACTTCGACCGGCGCTACCTCGACTACCGCCGCAACGCCAACGGCGTCGTGGACACCATCGGCGTGGACGAGAAGATCGTGAAGGAGCTGGAGAGCGACGACGCGATGACCCTGGCCTGGGACAACGCCCTGCGCGTGTGGGGCGTGAGCTTCGGCGCCAAGCTGGCCCGCGACATGTCGCAGAACGGCTTCCGCGCCAGCGGCATCGGCATGCGGGAGCGCCACCTGGACCGCGCCACCCTCGACCTGGGCTTCCGGGCGACCCGCCTGGACTCCGTCCAGTTCCAGTACGGCTACCTCTGGAAGTGGGACGACCAGACCTTCAAGGGCGCCACCAACCCGCGCGGCCGCCAGATCTCGCAGTCCCGCGACTTCAAGTTCAGCTGGGTCCACGACCTGTTCCGGCACACCGACCTGCGGCTGGCCTACACCACGGGGCTGTCGCAGGAGATCGCCGAGCGCATGTTCAACCAGAACGACCGCGACCGGCTCGAGACCACCCTGAACCTCAAGGTCGACACGACCTTCGACAACCTCTTCAAGGTGAACCTGGCCTTCGACGCCCGCCACCTCGAGGACATCTCGATCCGGCGCGAGCGGTCGGCCAACAACAGCGTCAAGGACACCTACGAGGTCGCCCCCGGCTACTCCTGGCCGGTCGCGCCGTGGCTGGACCTGGCGCAGAGCTTCCGCGTCTGGATCCAGTTCACCGACTACGTCTACTCCGGGTTCGAGGGCATCGACAAGCAGGACGACTACAACAAGCGCGGCAACCTGAACACCAGGGTCACGATCCGGGTGAACAGCCGCCTGCGCGTGACCCTGCGCCACGACTTCGACGTCAAGTCCAACGCCAAGGAGTCGCGCTCCGACGCCGCCGGCCGCACGTACTACAGCCGCGAGCAGACCCAGGACAACTCCAAGGTCGACGTCAGCCTGAACTACAAGCCGACCCCGTGGCTGACCCTGGACGGCGCCACCTACCAGGCGCGCGACTACAAGGAGACCTTCGGCGCGCGCGTGACCGAGACCGAGCGCTTCAGCGGCCAGGTCAGCGTGGGCGGGCAGATCCAGCTGACCAGCAAGGACGGCACGCGCACCCTGAAGGCCAGCGTCCACCGGTTCTTCGCCCACGGTCCGAGCGTCCAGGAGTACAACAGCGCCTACTGGGACGCCGACATCCAGATGAAGTGGAGTTTTTGATGACCCACTATCGTCGAGGCTCATTTCTTGCTATAATAATCTTGTCCCTGGGCTTGGCCCCCGTGCTGGGGGGGTGCCTGTTCGAGCCGCGGAGCGCGGAACCGCCGACGGGCGGCTCGATCACGTACTTCGACCAGTCGCAGCCCCAGAACGTCCTGGCGAACCTGGAGATCGCGTTCCAGAACCGGGACGCCGCCGGCTACGAGCGCCAGATCGCCGCGGACTTCAGCTACGAGCCGGACGGGGACACCCAGGCGTCGTACCCGGACGTGGACTGGACGACCTGGAACCGCGAGACCGAAATCGCGTTCATCCAGAGCTTCTTCAACAACGTGGACGGGATCGCGGCGAACCT
The window above is part of the bacterium genome. Proteins encoded here:
- the rsmA gene encoding 16S rRNA (adenine(1518)-N(6)/adenine(1519)-N(6))-dimethyltransferase RsmA, yielding MSEPLNRSQLELLRAHDVRPVKRRGQNFLLDGNLARAIAADCLELGTDVLELGAGGGALTFPLLEAGATVTAVEVDRHLCDLLREETAGRERFRLVEADIARLDWSATLDLAGPRPVVAGNLPYVLTSEVLFALIDHRRRVAGAVFMIQREVAARLAAGPGSKEYGVLAVVLGSQFEVEVRRQVPAAVFWPRPDVVSAVVVLRPRPDTWDDGELSRFRALVKGLFQQRRKRTATVLRALCGVDEATAAGWCRAAGVDPDARPEQAPRAALRELARLIPGEGGR